A window of Pyrobaculum aerophilum str. IM2 contains these coding sequences:
- a CDS encoding MqnA/MqnD/SBP family protein, whose product MKVVRIKYAHSEPLFWRARLNVVEAGNLESARLIAEGVAEVGYVPITLAAELGLPVVPRLAIYSAGPIYSARLFAGRGGGGPCAVSETTVSARVLTKLMGISFRKIDDPWRGLEECSQVLAVGDEALKMVDKGVGHITDVGELWWERVGTPLFFAVLVARRWDAEVKRAVEEMENSVAAFYENPLPLVEQVARRLGVRRELVEEYYMRSRYFVPRDGIRHMEREAEILGLPRLKFLDV is encoded by the coding sequence GTGAAAGTGGTGAGGATTAAATACGCCCACAGCGAGCCGCTTTTCTGGAGGGCGAGGCTGAACGTGGTAGAGGCGGGTAACTTAGAGTCAGCCCGCCTAATTGCCGAGGGGGTAGCGGAGGTCGGCTATGTCCCAATAACTCTAGCCGCTGAGCTGGGCCTCCCAGTTGTGCCCCGACTTGCCATTTACAGCGCGGGGCCTATATACTCAGCCAGGCTGTTCGCGGGGAGGGGAGGCGGCGGCCCGTGCGCCGTGTCGGAGACTACCGTCAGCGCCCGCGTCCTTACTAAACTTATGGGAATTAGCTTTAGGAAAATTGACGACCCGTGGCGCGGGCTGGAGGAGTGCTCCCAGGTGTTAGCAGTCGGAGACGAGGCTTTAAAAATGGTGGACAAAGGGGTGGGGCACATAACCGACGTGGGAGAGCTCTGGTGGGAGAGAGTGGGAACGCCCCTCTTCTTCGCAGTGCTAGTGGCGAGGCGGTGGGACGCTGAGGTGAAAAGGGCCGTGGAGGAGATGGAGAACTCAGTGGCCGCGTTTTACGAAAACCCCCTGCCGCTAGTGGAACAAGTGGCCAGGAGGCTAGGCGTGAGGAGGGAGCTAGTCGAAGAGTACTATATGCGGTCCCGCTACTTTGTGCCGCGAGACGGAATTCGCCATATGGAGAGAGAGGCGGAGATACTCGGACTCCCCCGCCTCAAGTTTCTTGATGTTTAA
- a CDS encoding ABC transporter ATP-binding protein, whose product MGVGVVAGLVGPNGAGKTTTLRILAGLLKPDGGYAEVLGVRTDSPKFREVKRWVAYLPEEVSPYDNLTGRAFIEFVHGLYGRGDLKEAIEISGLGPRVDDKIKTYSKGMKRRLVLAALLTVGARALLLDEPTAGIDVVHAVEIRRLIREYVKTRGASVVYSSHNMLEVESVSQYVYFINRGVVIDSGPPEKLKEKYAAGNLEEAFVKAVGGLKHQET is encoded by the coding sequence GTGGGAGTGGGAGTGGTGGCGGGGTTGGTGGGGCCTAACGGCGCTGGGAAGACTACTACTTTGAGAATCCTCGCGGGCCTTTTAAAGCCTGATGGGGGATACGCAGAGGTTTTGGGCGTCAGGACGGACAGCCCCAAGTTCAGAGAAGTGAAGAGGTGGGTTGCCTATCTGCCGGAGGAAGTCTCTCCGTATGACAACCTCACGGGAAGGGCGTTTATTGAATTTGTCCACGGCCTCTACGGGCGGGGGGATTTAAAAGAGGCCATTGAGATTTCGGGCCTGGGCCCCAGGGTGGACGACAAGATAAAGACGTATTCTAAGGGCATGAAGAGGAGGCTGGTGCTGGCGGCGTTGTTAACCGTCGGCGCAAGGGCGTTGTTGCTGGACGAGCCGACGGCTGGGATTGACGTCGTACACGCCGTGGAGATAAGGAGGCTGATAAGAGAGTACGTAAAGACTAGGGGGGCCTCTGTGGTGTACTCCAGCCACAATATGCTCGAGGTGGAGTCAGTGAGTCAATACGTCTATTTTATAAACAGAGGCGTTGTTATAGACAGCGGACCGCCCGAAAAACTCAAAGAGAAGTACGCCGCGGGGAATTTAGAAGAGGCCTTTGTAAAAGCCGTTGGGGGGCTTAAACATCAAGAAACTTGA
- a CDS encoding ABC transporter permease has protein sequence MAAFTAIVLKDLREVLTSRFFIASLAGGLVTLIALGAVFGTALQFEQGGTQKFAVVVNGTTELGEKYVEILKRLGGDVYGNFTERLLDAYSFVVVVPRNFSLPATVEVYARYRGLFSLAPPPVLDAASAKLASEMGLPPRLVDAVLIAYIDGRRLTASDVSSIMGMFMFSWIFMFIVPLLLASTAAITVGMEKEKRTFELILSTPATAPGLIAAKLLSTLILALIQFAVLSIGLAIYMLNISKAVPHTTAPGQATIIVSSSVTPSVAASVVISTLALSIFLLAIAFLIATKAEDIKSAQNIAALVILPLLLPSIVAIFGTVQGLEAYPFIHPLASAFAALLGQWDKVFLYLLTDWALAVAALILVFKIVTAEFLITGKLRK, from the coding sequence ATGGCCGCCTTCACGGCCATCGTCCTCAAAGATCTGAGGGAAGTGCTTACTTCGCGGTTTTTCATAGCCTCCTTGGCAGGCGGGTTAGTGACTCTTATTGCGCTGGGCGCGGTGTTCGGCACAGCTCTACAATTCGAGCAAGGCGGCACGCAGAAGTTCGCAGTGGTTGTGAACGGAACCACGGAGCTTGGCGAGAAGTACGTGGAGATTTTAAAGAGGCTCGGCGGCGACGTATATGGCAATTTCACAGAGCGTCTGTTAGACGCCTACAGTTTTGTGGTAGTGGTGCCTAGGAATTTCTCCCTGCCCGCAACGGTTGAAGTATACGCCCGGTACAGGGGGCTTTTCTCCCTCGCGCCGCCGCCTGTTTTAGACGCGGCGTCGGCGAAGCTGGCCTCTGAAATGGGCCTGCCCCCGCGGCTAGTAGACGCCGTATTAATAGCTTATATAGACGGGCGGAGGCTGACGGCCTCAGACGTGAGCTCTATAATGGGCATGTTCATGTTCTCGTGGATTTTCATGTTTATTGTGCCATTGTTATTGGCCTCTACCGCTGCAATTACAGTCGGCATGGAGAAGGAGAAGCGGACTTTTGAGCTTATTCTCTCCACGCCTGCCACGGCTCCTGGGTTAATAGCGGCGAAGCTCTTGAGCACGTTGATACTCGCCCTGATTCAATTCGCAGTGCTGTCTATCGGCTTGGCGATATATATGTTAAATATCTCTAAGGCAGTACCTCACACGACAGCGCCTGGGCAGGCGACTATTATCGTCTCTTCTTCAGTAACCCCATCTGTGGCGGCGTCTGTGGTAATATCAACGCTTGCCTTGTCTATATTCCTTCTGGCAATTGCCTTTCTAATTGCCACTAAGGCCGAGGACATAAAATCCGCACAGAACATAGCGGCGTTGGTGATCCTCCCCCTCTTGCTCCCATCCATAGTCGCCATATTCGGCACGGTTCAGGGGCTGGAGGCTTATCCCTTTATACACCCCTTGGCCTCTGCATTTGCGGCGTTGTTAGGTCAGTGGGACAAAGTCTTTCTCTATTTGCTGACGGACTGGGCCCTAGCGGTTGCGGCCCTAATCCTCGTGTTTAAAATCGTCACTGCGGAGTTCTTAATAACAGGCAAGCTGAGGAAATGA
- a CDS encoding L-fucose/L-arabinose isomerase family protein: MAYFIYSPIHGEDFVNDVRSSVASVVGELKEAGECGPSFPLIVHATGGTTAIALELVERCKARGAVLVGFGEHNSFASALHTKAELEARGLPAVAFHCPSYRNCREELTKARRVANTASSLVGAKAVLIGVETAQARTLRERFGWSIKVVPLEEFEKLVDSSQGDREALALFGDERVAKIAAALSQYAAGADVVAIQCFPFLMKRRYTPCLSIAVLNSRGATVACEGDLASGFLMLMARGLAGSSGWIANVVKYTGAEGVFAHCTISLDMAKSWRVTTHFESGFPYGLAAELKERVYTVVSISPRLDRAALGRVEVIKSGNYLQDACRTQASVKFNRPVRLEAEAPANHHVFIPGDVVEEAGAVFKLLSIPAVLY, encoded by the coding sequence GTGGCTTACTTCATATATTCGCCCATTCACGGAGAGGATTTCGTCAATGACGTGAGAAGCTCGGTGGCCTCTGTAGTAGGGGAGTTGAAAGAGGCAGGGGAGTGCGGGCCCAGCTTCCCTCTGATTGTCCACGCCACTGGTGGGACTACTGCAATTGCCCTCGAGCTGGTGGAGAGGTGTAAGGCCAGAGGCGCCGTGTTAGTGGGCTTTGGGGAGCACAACAGTTTTGCAAGCGCCTTGCACACAAAGGCTGAGCTCGAGGCGCGCGGACTGCCGGCTGTGGCGTTTCACTGCCCCTCTTATAGAAACTGCAGAGAGGAGCTAACCAAGGCGAGGAGAGTGGCAAATACGGCGTCGTCGTTAGTGGGGGCAAAGGCCGTGCTAATAGGAGTGGAGACAGCACAAGCCAGAACCCTAAGGGAGAGATTCGGCTGGTCTATTAAAGTCGTCCCCTTAGAGGAGTTCGAAAAACTAGTCGACTCCTCTCAGGGCGACCGGGAGGCCTTGGCGCTATTCGGCGACGAGAGAGTGGCGAAAATCGCCGCTGCCCTCTCTCAATACGCCGCGGGGGCGGATGTAGTGGCCATTCAGTGCTTCCCCTTTTTAATGAAAAGGAGGTATACCCCCTGTCTGTCAATCGCAGTCCTCAACTCCAGGGGCGCGACAGTGGCGTGCGAGGGAGATCTAGCCTCGGGGTTCCTCATGCTAATGGCGAGGGGGCTTGCTGGCAGCAGCGGGTGGATTGCCAATGTGGTTAAATACACAGGGGCAGAGGGGGTCTTTGCCCACTGCACAATCTCCCTTGACATGGCAAAGAGCTGGAGAGTTACAACGCATTTCGAGTCGGGCTTCCCCTACGGGCTTGCCGCTGAGTTAAAAGAGCGGGTCTACACAGTAGTTTCTATAAGCCCGAGGCTTGACAGAGCGGCTTTGGGGAGGGTTGAAGTGATTAAAAGCGGCAATTACCTCCAAGACGCGTGCCGTACCCAGGCCTCTGTGAAGTTTAACAGGCCTGTAAGGCTTGAGGCAGAGGCCCCCGCCAACCACCACGTGTTTATCCCGGGGGACGTGGTTGAGGAGGCTGGGGCTGTGTTTAAACTCCTCTCTATTCCAGCGGTATTGTATTAA
- a CDS encoding 2-hydroxyacid dehydrogenase, whose translation MELYVNFELPPEAEEELRKYFKIVRGGDLGNVEAALVSRITAEELAKMPRLKFIQVVTAGLDHLPWESIPPHVTVAGNAGSNADAVAEFALALLLAPYKRIIQYGEKMKRGDYGRDVEIPLIQGEKVAVLGLGEIGTRVGKILAALGAQVRGFSRTPKEGPWRFTNSLEEALREARAAVCALPLNKHTRGLVKYQHLALMAEDAVFVNVGRAEVLDRDGVLRILKERPQFIFASDVWWGRNDFAKDAEFFSLPNVVATPWVAGGYGNERVWRQMVMEAVRNLITYATGGRPRNIAKREDYI comes from the coding sequence ATGGAACTGTACGTAAATTTTGAACTCCCGCCAGAGGCAGAGGAGGAGTTGAGGAAGTATTTCAAAATTGTCAGGGGAGGCGATTTGGGCAACGTAGAGGCGGCATTAGTGAGCAGAATTACGGCGGAGGAGTTGGCGAAAATGCCGAGGCTTAAGTTTATACAAGTCGTCACGGCCGGGCTCGACCACCTCCCTTGGGAGAGCATTCCGCCCCACGTTACCGTGGCCGGAAACGCCGGCTCAAACGCAGACGCAGTGGCCGAGTTCGCCCTCGCGCTCTTACTAGCGCCTTACAAACGGATTATTCAATACGGCGAGAAAATGAAGAGAGGGGATTACGGGCGGGATGTCGAAATACCGCTTATCCAAGGGGAGAAAGTGGCCGTATTGGGCTTGGGAGAAATCGGCACGAGAGTGGGGAAAATCCTGGCGGCCCTCGGGGCTCAGGTCAGGGGCTTTTCCAGGACGCCCAAGGAGGGGCCGTGGCGGTTTACAAACAGCCTTGAGGAGGCCCTCCGGGAGGCCAGGGCGGCTGTATGCGCCCTCCCGCTCAATAAACACACCAGGGGGTTGGTAAAATACCAACACTTGGCCTTAATGGCGGAAGACGCCGTGTTTGTCAACGTGGGCAGGGCCGAGGTGTTAGACAGAGACGGGGTGTTGAGGATTTTGAAGGAAAGGCCGCAGTTTATCTTCGCCAGCGACGTCTGGTGGGGCAGAAACGACTTCGCAAAAGACGCCGAGTTCTTCTCATTGCCCAACGTAGTGGCAACGCCGTGGGTGGCGGGAGGGTATGGTAATGAGAGAGTGTGGCGTCAGATGGTCATGGAGGCTGTGAGGAATTTAATTACGTACGCCACGGGCGGGCGGCCCCGCAATATAGCCAAGAGAGAAGATTATATATAA